The proteins below are encoded in one region of Rhinolophus sinicus isolate RSC01 linkage group LG07, ASM3656204v1, whole genome shotgun sequence:
- the PDE4A gene encoding 3',5'-cyclic-AMP phosphodiesterase 4A isoform X5, which produces MKRSGSVQSVAGTRDERLGETPEPSHVSMLGAGLRRPRRRLSTGPGLGWVDPEPLDPGVPLLPRPTTLPLLIPPRISITRADSCEAENGPTPSPGRSPLDSQASPGLVLHAGTATSQRRESFLYRSDSDYDMSPKTMSRNSSVTSEAYAEDLIVTPFAQVLASLRSVRSNFSLLTNVPIPSNRRSPLSGPTLVCKATLSEETCQQLARETLEELDWCLEQLETMQTYRSVSEMASHKFKRMLNRELTHLSEMSRSGNQVSEYISTTFLDKQNEVEIPLPTMKDGEKQQASWQRPSQQPPPPGPQFQPMSQITGVKKLTHSSSLTDCSIPRFGVKTDQEDLLAQELENLNKWGLNIFRVSDYAGGRSLSCIMYAIFQERDLLKKFRIPVDTMVTYMLTLEDHYHQDVAYHNSLHAADVLQSTHVLLATPALDAVFTDQEILAALFAAAIHDVDHPGVSNQFLINTNSELALMYNDESVLENHHLAVGFKLLQEDNCDIFQNLSKRQRQSLRKMVIDMVLATDMSKHMTLLADLKTMVETKKVTSSGVLLLDNYSDRIQVLRNMVHCADLSNPTKPLELYRQWTDRIMAEFFQQGDRERERGMEISPMCDKHTASVEKSQVGFIDYIVHPLWETWADLVHPDAQEILDTLEDNRDWYYSAIQQSPSPPPEEEPGGPGHPSPHDKFQFELTLEEEEEEGAASSALGAFEVQELSTAQYAFPPEEVLEDDGQDTSAEVEEIEEMSLTQQADSVASGQDESTTPDASMDPVGCRNPPESLPLPALRTPPTPEEAPGLLGLPSMVAEVGAQKEHQAAKRACCACTGTTSEDPPTLPSPGGWESAGDPI; this is translated from the exons CTGTGAGGCAGAGAATGGGCCGACGCCATCGCCTGGCCGCAGCCCCCTGGACTCGCAGGCGAGCCCGGGCCTTGTGCTGCATGCCGGTACGGCCACCAGCCAGCGCCGTGAGTCTTTCCTCTACCGCTCAGACAGCGACTATGACATGTCACCGAAGACCATGTCCCGGAACTCGTCGGTCACCAGTGAGGC GTACGCTGAGGACCTCATCGTAACACCATTTGCCCAG GTACTGGCCAGTCTCCGGAGTGTTCGCAGCAACTTCTCACTCCTGACCAATGTGCCCATTCCCAGCAACAG GCGGTCCCCACTGAGTGGCCCAACTCTCGTCTGCAAGGCCACACTGTCAG AGGAGACATGTCAGCAGTTGGCCCGGGAGACATTGGAGGAGCTGGACTGGTGTCTGGAGCAGCTGGAGACCATGCAGACCTACCGCTCAGTTAGCGAGATGGCGTCCCACAAG TTCAAGAGGATGCTAAACCGTGAACTCACACACCTGTCAGAGATGAGCAGGTCAGGAAACCAGGTCTCTGAGTACATCTCCACCACATTCCTGG ACAAGCAGAATGAAGTAGAGATCCCATTACCCACGATGAAGGATGGAGAGAAACAGCAAGCATCCTGGCAGAGAccctcccagcagcccccaccccctgggcCGCAGTTCCAGCCCATGTCTCAGATCACGGGGGTGAAGAAGCTGACGCATAGCAGCAGCCTGACCGACTGCAGTATTCCCCGCTTTGGGGTGAAGACAGACCAAGAGGATCTCCTGGCCCAA GAACTGGAGAACCTGAACAAGTGGGGCCTGAACATCTTTCGAGTGTCAGATTATGCAGGGGGCCGTTCCCTCAGCTGCATCATGTATGCGATATTCCAG GAACGGGACCTGCTGAAGAAGTTCCGCATCCCAGTGGACACAATGGTGACATACATGCTGACCCTGGAAGACCACTACCACCAGGATGTGGCCTACCACAACAGCTTGCACGCAGCCGACGTGCTCCAGTCCACCCATGTGCTGCTGGCAACACCTGCGCTGGAC GCCGTGTTCACAGACCAGGAGATTCTCGCGGCCCTCTTTGCGGCTGCCATCCACGACGTGGACCACCCTGGGGTTTCCAACCAGTTCCTCATCAACACCA ATTCGGAACTGGCCCTCATGTACAACGATGAGTCGGTGCTGGAGAACCACCACCTGGCTGTGGGTTTCAAGCTGCTGCAGGAGGACAACTGCGACATCTTCCAGAACCTCAGCAAGCGCCAGCGGCAGAGCCTGCGCAAGATGGTCATCGACATG GTGCTGGCCACGGACATGTCCAAGCACATGACCCTCCTGGCTGACCTGAAGACCATGGTGGAGACCAAGAAAGTGACCAGCTCGGGTGTCCTTCTGCTGGACAACTACTCTGACCGCATTCAG GTCTTGCGAAACATGGTGCACTGTGCAGATCTCAGCAACCCCACCAAGCCACTGGAGCTGTACCGACAGTGGACAGACCGCATCATGGCCGAGTTCTTTCAGCAGGGTGACCGTGAGCGTGAGCGAGGCATGGAGATCAGCCCCATGTGCGACAAGCACACAGCCTCGGTGGAGAAGTCTCAG GTGGGTTTCATCGACTATATTGTGCACCCGCTTTGGGAGACATGGGCTGACCTGGTCCATCCAGATGCCCAGGAGATCCTGGACACATTGGAGGACAACCGGGACTGGTACTACAGTGCCATTCAGCAGAGCCCATCACCACCGCCTGAGGAGGAGCCCGGAGGGCCAGGCCACCCATCTCCACACGATAAGTTCCAGTTTGAGCTGAcgctggaggaggaagaggaggagggggcggCGTCCTCCGCTCTGGGTGCGTTTGAGGTACAGGAATTGTCCACAGCCCAGTATGCATTCCCACCTGAGGAAGTGTTGGAGGATGATGGCCAGGACACATCTGCAGAGGTGGAGGAGATAGAGGAAATGTCCTTGACACAGCAAGCAGACAGTGTGGCTTCGGGCCAGGATGAGTCCACAACCCCAGATGCATCCATGGATCCTGTAGGCTGCCGCAACCCCCCTGAGAGCCTCCCTCTGCCTGCCTTGAGGACCCCGCCCACTCCAGAGGAGGCCCCGGGCCTCCTGGGCCTCCCCTCCATGGTGGCCGAGGTGGGGGCCCAGAAAGAGCATCAGGCTGCCAAGAGGGCGTGCTGTGCCTGCACAGGGACAACCAGCGAGGACCCACCCACACTCCCATCTCCTGGCGGGTGGGAGTCTGCTGGAGACCCTATCTGA
- the PDE4A gene encoding 3',5'-cyclic-AMP phosphodiesterase 4A isoform X7 encodes MLWTPATGPACARPVCPGPRPSTAPAPAAAVRGEAAAGGIPLAPLFLLTSLMPSQPLWPLFLPTCSCEAENGPTPSPGRSPLDSQASPGLVLHAGTATSQRRESFLYRSDSDYDMSPKTMSRNSSVTSEAYAEDLIVTPFAQVLASLRSVRSNFSLLTNVPIPSNRRSPLSGPTLVCKATLSEETCQQLARETLEELDWCLEQLETMQTYRSVSEMASHKFKRMLNRELTHLSEMSRSGNQVSEYISTTFLDKQNEVEIPLPTMKDGEKQQASWQRPSQQPPPPGPQFQPMSQITGVKKLTHSSSLTDCSIPRFGVKTDQEDLLAQELENLNKWGLNIFRVSDYAGGRSLSCIMYAIFQERDLLKKFRIPVDTMVTYMLTLEDHYHQDVAYHNSLHAADVLQSTHVLLATPALDAVFTDQEILAALFAAAIHDVDHPGVSNQFLINTNSELALMYNDESVLENHHLAVGFKLLQEDNCDIFQNLSKRQRQSLRKMVIDMVLATDMSKHMTLLADLKTMVETKKVTSSGVLLLDNYSDRIQVLRNMVHCADLSNPTKPLELYRQWTDRIMAEFFQQGDRERERGMEISPMCDKHTASVEKSQVGFIDYIVHPLWETWADLVHPDAQEILDTLEDNRDWYYSAIQQSPSPPPEEEPGGPGHPSPHDKFQFELTLEEEEEEGAASSALGAFEVQELSTAQYAFPPEEVLEDDGQDTSAEVEEIEEMSLTQQADSVASGQDESTTPDASMDPVGCRNPPESLPLPALRTPPTPEEAPGLLGLPSMVAEVGAQKEHQAAKRACCACTGTTSEDPPTLPSPGGWESAGDPI; translated from the exons GAATCCCCTTGGCCCCCTTGTTCCTCTTAACCTCCCTGATGCCATCTCAGCCCCTGTGGCCCCTGTTCCTCCCCACCTGCAGCTGTGAGGCAGAGAATGGGCCGACGCCATCGCCTGGCCGCAGCCCCCTGGACTCGCAGGCGAGCCCGGGCCTTGTGCTGCATGCCGGTACGGCCACCAGCCAGCGCCGTGAGTCTTTCCTCTACCGCTCAGACAGCGACTATGACATGTCACCGAAGACCATGTCCCGGAACTCGTCGGTCACCAGTGAGGC GTACGCTGAGGACCTCATCGTAACACCATTTGCCCAG GTACTGGCCAGTCTCCGGAGTGTTCGCAGCAACTTCTCACTCCTGACCAATGTGCCCATTCCCAGCAACAG GCGGTCCCCACTGAGTGGCCCAACTCTCGTCTGCAAGGCCACACTGTCAG AGGAGACATGTCAGCAGTTGGCCCGGGAGACATTGGAGGAGCTGGACTGGTGTCTGGAGCAGCTGGAGACCATGCAGACCTACCGCTCAGTTAGCGAGATGGCGTCCCACAAG TTCAAGAGGATGCTAAACCGTGAACTCACACACCTGTCAGAGATGAGCAGGTCAGGAAACCAGGTCTCTGAGTACATCTCCACCACATTCCTGG ACAAGCAGAATGAAGTAGAGATCCCATTACCCACGATGAAGGATGGAGAGAAACAGCAAGCATCCTGGCAGAGAccctcccagcagcccccaccccctgggcCGCAGTTCCAGCCCATGTCTCAGATCACGGGGGTGAAGAAGCTGACGCATAGCAGCAGCCTGACCGACTGCAGTATTCCCCGCTTTGGGGTGAAGACAGACCAAGAGGATCTCCTGGCCCAA GAACTGGAGAACCTGAACAAGTGGGGCCTGAACATCTTTCGAGTGTCAGATTATGCAGGGGGCCGTTCCCTCAGCTGCATCATGTATGCGATATTCCAG GAACGGGACCTGCTGAAGAAGTTCCGCATCCCAGTGGACACAATGGTGACATACATGCTGACCCTGGAAGACCACTACCACCAGGATGTGGCCTACCACAACAGCTTGCACGCAGCCGACGTGCTCCAGTCCACCCATGTGCTGCTGGCAACACCTGCGCTGGAC GCCGTGTTCACAGACCAGGAGATTCTCGCGGCCCTCTTTGCGGCTGCCATCCACGACGTGGACCACCCTGGGGTTTCCAACCAGTTCCTCATCAACACCA ATTCGGAACTGGCCCTCATGTACAACGATGAGTCGGTGCTGGAGAACCACCACCTGGCTGTGGGTTTCAAGCTGCTGCAGGAGGACAACTGCGACATCTTCCAGAACCTCAGCAAGCGCCAGCGGCAGAGCCTGCGCAAGATGGTCATCGACATG GTGCTGGCCACGGACATGTCCAAGCACATGACCCTCCTGGCTGACCTGAAGACCATGGTGGAGACCAAGAAAGTGACCAGCTCGGGTGTCCTTCTGCTGGACAACTACTCTGACCGCATTCAG GTCTTGCGAAACATGGTGCACTGTGCAGATCTCAGCAACCCCACCAAGCCACTGGAGCTGTACCGACAGTGGACAGACCGCATCATGGCCGAGTTCTTTCAGCAGGGTGACCGTGAGCGTGAGCGAGGCATGGAGATCAGCCCCATGTGCGACAAGCACACAGCCTCGGTGGAGAAGTCTCAG GTGGGTTTCATCGACTATATTGTGCACCCGCTTTGGGAGACATGGGCTGACCTGGTCCATCCAGATGCCCAGGAGATCCTGGACACATTGGAGGACAACCGGGACTGGTACTACAGTGCCATTCAGCAGAGCCCATCACCACCGCCTGAGGAGGAGCCCGGAGGGCCAGGCCACCCATCTCCACACGATAAGTTCCAGTTTGAGCTGAcgctggaggaggaagaggaggagggggcggCGTCCTCCGCTCTGGGTGCGTTTGAGGTACAGGAATTGTCCACAGCCCAGTATGCATTCCCACCTGAGGAAGTGTTGGAGGATGATGGCCAGGACACATCTGCAGAGGTGGAGGAGATAGAGGAAATGTCCTTGACACAGCAAGCAGACAGTGTGGCTTCGGGCCAGGATGAGTCCACAACCCCAGATGCATCCATGGATCCTGTAGGCTGCCGCAACCCCCCTGAGAGCCTCCCTCTGCCTGCCTTGAGGACCCCGCCCACTCCAGAGGAGGCCCCGGGCCTCCTGGGCCTCCCCTCCATGGTGGCCGAGGTGGGGGCCCAGAAAGAGCATCAGGCTGCCAAGAGGGCGTGCTGTGCCTGCACAGGGACAACCAGCGAGGACCCACCCACACTCCCATCTCCTGGCGGGTGGGAGTCTGCTGGAGACCCTATCTGA